A genomic stretch from Dissulfurispira thermophila includes:
- the hyfB gene encoding hydrogenase 4 subunit B yields the protein MITALNITAVSIVLLFIAGLSAQVLRQNQRLLINVSFSLSALASLMALFGGIWTVGSGVTERIVLMIGLPDLPFHLRLDPLSGYFLSIIGLLSFFVSIYSTGYVKGFLGRRSVTRLVIFYCLFIAGMFMVVLADDALFFLISWEAMAAASYFLVLYEDEKSENRKSAFLYMVVAHIGAVAILLSFGVMAGFAAGFENFNGFTFDAMRQTRFPGQWATAAFLLAFFGFAAKAGVVPLHVWLPEAHPVAPSNVSALMSGVMLKTAIYGIVRVTFDLLNVFPWWWGAFVLIVGIISAVMGVLYALMQHDLKRLLAYHSVENIGIILIGIGLAMIFKSFNLPMMAALALIAGLYHTMNHAMFKGLLFMGAGAVLHATHERNMEEMGGLIHHMPWTAALFLVGCISISALPPFNGFVSEWLTFQAFLLSPSLPIPMIKLLMPMGAALLALTGALAATCFVKAFGVTFLGHWRGHHKPHIHEVDWSMRSAMFMTALVCLLLGILPTLYIEWMDILSEQLVGAKLSASATLSGWMWLTPVSPERASYSGIVVFTGILAIYVIVYLILHVNPGKIHRGPIWDCGFEKLTNRMQYNATSFSMPIRRIFGFLFKIKEEVSLVPQSAHPAFPKKLHYELKVRDRFWNWIYKPIADVSFWCSRKVGMLQQGRIQAYLIYSFVTIILLLFFTR from the coding sequence GTGATAACAGCTCTTAATATAACCGCAGTCTCTATTGTGCTTTTATTTATTGCTGGATTATCTGCTCAAGTGTTGCGTCAGAACCAGAGACTTTTGATAAATGTATCATTTTCTCTTTCTGCGCTTGCCTCATTGATGGCACTGTTTGGAGGTATATGGACTGTTGGAAGTGGTGTTACAGAAAGAATAGTTCTCATGATCGGCCTCCCTGATCTGCCATTTCATCTCAGGCTCGATCCCCTATCTGGATATTTTCTTTCCATTATAGGTCTCCTATCATTCTTTGTCTCTATATATTCCACAGGCTATGTGAAAGGATTTCTTGGCCGTAGGTCTGTAACTCGTCTTGTTATCTTTTACTGTCTTTTTATTGCTGGCATGTTTATGGTAGTGCTTGCTGATGATGCCTTATTTTTTCTTATTTCATGGGAGGCCATGGCTGCAGCATCTTATTTTTTAGTGCTTTATGAGGATGAAAAATCTGAAAATAGGAAATCAGCTTTTCTTTATATGGTTGTTGCACATATAGGCGCGGTAGCAATTTTACTTTCTTTTGGCGTAATGGCTGGGTTTGCGGCGGGATTTGAGAATTTCAACGGCTTTACATTTGATGCCATGAGGCAGACGAGATTTCCGGGGCAATGGGCAACAGCAGCTTTTCTGCTTGCATTTTTTGGATTTGCTGCAAAGGCTGGTGTTGTTCCTCTGCATGTCTGGTTGCCCGAGGCACATCCAGTTGCCCCTTCTAATGTGTCTGCACTTATGAGTGGTGTTATGCTTAAGACCGCAATCTACGGCATTGTGCGGGTCACCTTTGACCTGCTCAATGTGTTCCCGTGGTGGTGGGGTGCTTTTGTGCTAATAGTCGGTATTATCTCAGCGGTTATGGGTGTCCTTTATGCATTGATGCAGCATGATTTAAAAAGACTCCTTGCATATCATTCTGTTGAAAATATTGGCATAATACTTATCGGTATTGGGCTGGCAATGATATTTAAATCATTCAATCTGCCAATGATGGCAGCCCTTGCCCTGATAGCTGGTCTGTATCATACAATGAACCATGCGATGTTTAAGGGTCTCCTTTTTATGGGGGCTGGAGCTGTGCTTCATGCAACCCACGAAAGGAATATGGAAGAAATGGGGGGGCTGATTCATCACATGCCGTGGACCGCTGCACTATTTTTAGTGGGATGCATTTCTATATCTGCGCTGCCTCCATTTAATGGTTTTGTTTCAGAGTGGCTCACATTTCAGGCATTTTTGCTTTCACCATCGCTGCCTATCCCTATGATAAAGCTGCTTATGCCAATGGGAGCAGCTCTTCTTGCGCTTACAGGTGCACTGGCAGCAACATGCTTTGTAAAGGCATTTGGAGTAACTTTTTTAGGACATTGGAGAGGGCATCATAAGCCTCATATTCATGAAGTTGATTGGTCAATGCGTTCTGCAATGTTTATGACTGCCCTTGTATGCTTGTTGCTTGGCATTCTGCCCACTCTCTATATCGAGTGGATGGATATACTGTCAGAACAACTGGTGGGAGCTAAACTCTCTGCGTCAGCAACTCTATCAGGATGGATGTGGCTCACTCCTGTATCTCCAGAAAGGGCATCATATTCAGGAATTGTAGTATTTACAGGAATTTTGGCTATATATGTGATTGTCTATCTTATACTGCATGTTAACCCCGGTAAAATACACCGTGGACCGATATGGGACTGTGGTTTTGAGAAACTCACAAACAGAATGCAATATAATGCCACATCATTTTCGATGCCTATAAGGAGGATATTTGGTTTTCTATTTAAGATAAAGGAAGAGGTAAGTCTTGTTCCCCAATCTGCTCATCCTGCATTTCCGAAGAAATTACATTATGAACTCAAGGTGCGGGACCGTTTCTGGAATTGGATTTATAAGCCTATTGCAGATGTGAGCTTCTGGTGCTCAAGGAAAGTTGGTATGCTTCAGCAAGGACGGATACAGGCTTATCTTATCTATTCATTTGTAACGATTATTTTGCTTTTATTTTTTACAAGGTAA
- the cysS gene encoding cysteine--tRNA ligase, which produces MDRLEGKGGSVKIFNTMTGKKEQFSPLVKGKVAMYACGVTVYDYCHIGHARSAVVFDVIRRYLKYKGFDVKYVRNFTDIDDKIIKRASEEGIPWDAVSRKYINEYYIDMDRLGVARADVEPKATDHIKEMIEVIKALIEKGYAYEVSEGDNKSVYFSVDKFPEYGKLSKKQQKELLSGARVDVDERKKSPVDFALWKASKEGEPWWDSPWGKGRPGWHIECTAMVIKHLGESIDIHGGGADLIFPHHENEIAQSEAYTGKPFAKYWVHNGFITIDKEKMSKSLGNFFTIREILDKYDAEVIRFFILSSHYRSPIEFSTEQLYDAEASLERYYSTVARCDDFLSYAPDTGKKIPVAELESVLEKFMDKFEDAMDDDFNTALAIGNIFELVREVNKFLDLKPSGQAANALIKKAMDMFKTVGEVLNLFNRTPAQWNIDLLRSKKIPLTESEIQDKIQQRTIARQNKDWAKADAIRKELDEKGIILEDKKDRTDWKVKVNE; this is translated from the coding sequence ATGGACAGATTGGAAGGAAAAGGAGGCAGCGTGAAGATATTCAATACAATGACAGGCAAAAAAGAACAGTTTAGCCCACTTGTAAAGGGAAAGGTTGCAATGTATGCCTGTGGTGTTACTGTATATGATTACTGCCATATTGGCCATGCAAGGAGTGCAGTGGTCTTTGATGTCATAAGGAGATATTTGAAATACAAGGGATTCGATGTCAAGTATGTAAGAAATTTTACTGATATTGATGACAAGATAATAAAACGGGCCAGTGAAGAAGGCATCCCATGGGATGCTGTCAGTAGAAAATACATCAATGAATACTACATTGACATGGATAGGCTTGGTGTTGCAAGGGCAGATGTAGAACCAAAGGCAACAGACCATATAAAAGAGATGATAGAAGTTATCAAGGCGCTTATTGAAAAAGGCTATGCATATGAGGTTTCAGAAGGAGATAATAAAAGCGTGTATTTTTCTGTAGATAAATTTCCTGAATACGGCAAGCTTTCGAAAAAACAGCAGAAAGAACTTCTATCTGGTGCAAGAGTTGATGTGGATGAAAGGAAGAAAAGCCCGGTGGATTTTGCGCTCTGGAAGGCATCGAAAGAAGGTGAACCCTGGTGGGATTCTCCATGGGGTAAGGGAAGGCCCGGCTGGCATATAGAATGCACTGCAATGGTAATAAAACATCTTGGTGAATCAATTGATATTCACGGAGGAGGTGCTGATCTAATATTTCCTCATCATGAAAATGAGATAGCTCAATCAGAGGCATATACAGGAAAGCCATTTGCAAAGTACTGGGTGCATAATGGTTTTATCACTATCGATAAAGAGAAGATGTCGAAATCTCTCGGCAATTTCTTTACTATAAGAGAGATTCTTGATAAGTATGATGCAGAGGTCATCAGGTTTTTTATACTTTCAAGCCATTACAGGAGTCCTATAGAGTTTTCAACCGAACAATTGTATGATGCTGAGGCTTCGTTGGAAAGGTATTACAGCACAGTTGCCAGGTGTGATGACTTCTTGTCCTATGCACCTGATACAGGCAAGAAAATCCCTGTGGCAGAACTTGAATCTGTGCTTGAGAAATTTATGGACAAGTTTGAAGATGCAATGGATGACGATTTTAACACAGCACTGGCAATAGGCAATATCTTTGAGCTTGTAAGGGAAGTCAATAAATTCCTTGATTTAAAGCCATCAGGACAGGCAGCAAATGCACTCATAAAAAAGGCAATGGATATGTTTAAGACCGTCGGAGAGGTCTTGAATCTATTTAATAGGACGCCTGCTCAATGGAATATTGATTTATTAAGGAGTAAGAAAATACCGCTCACTGAATCAGAAATACAGGATAAGATACAACAAAGAACAATAGCAAGACAGAATAAAGACTGGGCAAAGGCTGATGCCATAAGAAAAGAGCTTGATGAAAAAGGCATAATACTGGAAGATAAAAAAGACAGAACTGATTGGAAGGTAAAGGTGAATGAGTGA
- a CDS encoding surface-adhesin E family protein produces the protein MKKEGGSACLNIMTKIGLLSRYGIIILTLGMIALCLDYAHGADWKLYAENQDFYFYYDMDKPDPLKLIADIFRKKIVTVWTKRVSKDERGRNYQIYTNKKLGLSVKGYENYEYTIFLKEINCSNKMSRLLSEADYTKDGNLLAKSESPYAEWKPIVPESDEEVLQKAVCVINTVNE, from the coding sequence ATGAAAAAGGAAGGCGGTAGTGCTTGCCTTAACATAATGACAAAAATCGGATTATTATCAAGATATGGGATTATCATTTTAACTCTTGGCATGATAGCTCTCTGCCTGGATTATGCACATGGAGCAGACTGGAAACTCTATGCCGAGAATCAAGATTTTTATTTTTACTATGATATGGATAAGCCAGATCCCTTGAAATTGATCGCTGATATTTTTAGAAAAAAAATAGTAACAGTATGGACAAAGCGTGTAAGTAAGGATGAAAGAGGTAGAAACTACCAGATATATACAAATAAAAAACTCGGATTGTCTGTAAAGGGATACGAAAATTATGAATACACGATCTTCTTAAAAGAAATAAACTGCTCTAATAAGATGTCTCGATTATTATCAGAAGCAGATTACACAAAAGACGGCAATCTATTGGCAAAATCAGAATCTCCATATGCTGAATGGAAACCAATAGTCCCTGAATCGGATGAAGAGGTATTGCAAAAGGCAGTATGTGTGATAAATACAGTAAATGAGTGA
- the purL gene encoding phosphoribosylformylglycinamidine synthase → MSENGLLHLYRIPAISSYKKSVLLKTIRENIIPDIEDIETEFCFNIEITEPLTEDELNKLKWLLSETFEPDNFSDTSFLTLNTQVPTLNTIVEVGPRMNFTTAWSTNAVSICHACGLTKINRIERSRRYKLICPSPLQQFTNSPPHQFLGLIHDRMTECLYPEPLKTFKTGIKPQSVRIIPLIEEGKHALVRLNKELGLGLDDWDIDYYYNLFTNELKRNPTDVECFDLSQSNSEHSRHWFFRGKLVIDGKEIPESLMQIVKEPYRRNPCNSIIAFKDNSSAIRGYTINTILPDNPLRPSPFKKTEATYHIIFTAETHNFPTGVAPFPGAETGTGGRIRDVHATGKGSLVIAGTAGYCVGNLFIPNYPLPWEHGSFIYPKNLASPLQIEIEASNGASDYGNKFGEPIIQGFTRSFGLKLPDGERREWIKPIMFTGGIGQIDARHIEKGLPEKGMVVVKLGGPAYRIGMGGGAASSVVSGELAEELDFNAVQRGDAEMEQKLNRVIRACVELGDKNPIISIHDQGAGGNCNVVKEIIHPAGAKIDIRKIIVGDNTLSVMEIWGAEYQEQDALLIHSSNISMFKNICEREKVPVAIIGEVTGDGYIVLYDSNDNSVIENLNLERVLGDMPQKTFYLERLASHNQPLHLPKNMTVMDALERVLRLISVGSKRFLTNKVDRSVTGLIARQQCCGPLQLTVSDVAVIAQSHFGLTGAAISIGEQPIKCLINPSAMARMSVGEALTNIVWAKISSLRDIKCSANWMWAPKLPGEGANLYDAAIAMRDIMLELGIAVDGGKDSLSMAAKVLHPSGEIEIVKSPPALVISAYAPCPDITRVITPDIKRPGTSRLIYIDLGNGKNRLGGSAIAHCYKQIGDESPDVDNTILLKDAFNAIQKLIDKDLILSGHDRSDGGLITTLLEMAFSGNCGIEIDLRQKTENEVIALLFSEELGMVIEYIADKEDAIVTILESYSIPYQIIGRTSTEKRIKINLMTHDSRVLTVLDEDMCKLRSIWEETSHRLDMLQANPECVLEEKDVIYDRTGPSYKVSFTPVETPKIILKKNKKPIVAIIREEGSNGDREMTSAFYMAGFEPWDVTMTDMLNERINLSKFKGIAFVGGFSYADVMDSAKGWAGTIRFNKRLYEQFYNFYNRPDTFSLGVCNGCQLMALLGWVPWQGIDDRIQPRFIHNKSGRFESRFLTVKIIDSPSIMLKDMEDSVLGVWIAHGEGLAHFPDKNILNEVIDKKLAPIRYVDDNGEFTEKYPFNPNDSPLGIAALCTPDGRHLAMMPHPERAFLKWQWAWMPEDMKKNIKASPWLKMFQNAYNWCIEKYEMEV, encoded by the coding sequence ATGTCTGAAAATGGGCTGTTGCATCTGTATCGCATTCCTGCCATTTCTTCATATAAAAAGTCTGTCTTATTAAAAACAATCAGAGAAAATATTATCCCTGATATTGAGGATATAGAAACAGAGTTTTGCTTTAACATAGAAATTACAGAGCCTCTCACAGAGGATGAATTAAATAAACTCAAATGGCTTCTGTCAGAAACCTTTGAACCAGATAATTTTTCTGATACAAGTTTCTTAACGCTCAATACTCAAGTCCCAACACTCAACACTATTGTTGAGGTTGGACCGCGTATGAATTTTACCACTGCATGGTCAACAAATGCGGTTTCAATCTGTCACGCATGTGGACTGACCAAGATAAACCGCATAGAGAGGTCAAGGAGGTATAAGTTAATCTGCCCTTCCCCACTTCAACAATTCACCAATTCACCCCCTCACCAATTTTTAGGACTTATCCATGACCGCATGACAGAATGTCTATATCCTGAACCACTAAAAACATTCAAGACCGGCATAAAGCCACAGTCAGTAAGAATAATTCCTTTAATCGAGGAAGGCAAACATGCCCTTGTCAGACTTAACAAAGAATTGGGACTTGGACTCGATGATTGGGATATAGACTATTATTATAACTTGTTCACAAATGAGCTAAAGAGAAATCCCACAGATGTAGAGTGCTTTGACCTTAGCCAGTCAAACAGCGAACATTCAAGGCACTGGTTTTTCAGAGGCAAGCTCGTTATTGATGGAAAAGAAATTCCTGAAAGCCTGATGCAGATAGTGAAAGAACCATACAGAAGAAATCCATGTAACAGCATCATTGCCTTTAAAGACAATTCCAGCGCTATAAGAGGCTATACTATAAATACAATATTGCCTGATAACCCTCTAAGACCATCTCCTTTCAAAAAGACAGAAGCGACTTACCATATAATCTTTACTGCTGAAACACATAACTTTCCTACAGGAGTTGCACCATTTCCAGGTGCAGAAACAGGCACAGGTGGCAGGATAAGAGATGTCCATGCCACAGGAAAAGGAAGTCTTGTTATTGCAGGGACTGCAGGCTATTGTGTGGGCAATCTTTTCATACCAAATTATCCCCTACCATGGGAACATGGTTCTTTTATTTATCCGAAAAACCTTGCTTCACCACTTCAAATAGAAATAGAGGCAAGCAATGGTGCATCAGACTATGGGAATAAGTTTGGAGAGCCTATAATACAAGGCTTCACAAGGTCGTTTGGACTAAAACTCCCTGACGGAGAGCGCAGAGAATGGATAAAACCCATCATGTTCACAGGCGGCATTGGCCAGATAGATGCAAGACACATAGAAAAAGGTTTGCCTGAAAAAGGCATGGTGGTAGTAAAGTTAGGAGGCCCAGCATACCGCATTGGTATGGGTGGAGGTGCTGCATCATCTGTTGTATCAGGCGAACTTGCTGAAGAACTGGATTTCAATGCTGTCCAGCGCGGAGATGCAGAGATGGAACAGAAGCTAAACAGGGTTATAAGGGCATGCGTAGAGCTTGGCGACAAAAACCCTATTATCAGCATACATGACCAGGGTGCAGGTGGAAACTGCAATGTTGTTAAAGAAATAATACATCCAGCAGGTGCAAAAATAGACATCAGAAAGATTATAGTAGGTGACAACACACTTTCTGTCATGGAGATATGGGGAGCAGAATATCAAGAGCAGGATGCCCTTCTCATACACTCAAGTAACATATCTATGTTTAAAAATATCTGCGAGAGAGAAAAGGTGCCAGTTGCCATCATAGGAGAGGTAACAGGTGATGGTTACATCGTGCTTTATGATAGTAATGATAATTCAGTCATAGAAAACTTGAATCTTGAAAGAGTACTTGGTGATATGCCTCAAAAGACCTTTTATCTCGAGCGACTTGCATCTCATAATCAACCTTTACATCTACCTAAAAACATGACAGTAATGGACGCTCTTGAGAGGGTATTAAGGCTCATCTCTGTGGGTTCAAAAAGATTCCTCACAAACAAGGTTGACAGATCTGTTACAGGATTGATAGCAAGACAGCAGTGTTGCGGGCCTTTACAGCTTACAGTCTCTGATGTGGCTGTCATAGCTCAGAGCCATTTTGGACTTACAGGGGCAGCCATATCTATTGGAGAGCAGCCAATAAAATGTCTTATAAATCCATCCGCAATGGCGAGAATGAGTGTGGGTGAGGCACTGACAAACATTGTATGGGCAAAAATAAGCTCTCTCAGAGATATCAAGTGCTCGGCAAATTGGATGTGGGCACCAAAACTTCCGGGTGAGGGTGCAAATCTTTATGATGCAGCCATTGCCATGAGAGACATCATGCTTGAACTTGGTATAGCTGTTGATGGGGGAAAAGACAGCCTTTCCATGGCAGCAAAGGTTTTGCATCCATCAGGAGAAATAGAAATAGTAAAATCACCTCCAGCACTTGTGATCTCTGCATATGCCCCATGTCCTGACATAACAAGAGTCATTACTCCTGATATCAAAAGACCCGGCACAAGCAGGCTTATCTATATTGATTTAGGTAATGGAAAAAACAGGCTTGGAGGTTCTGCAATTGCACATTGCTATAAACAAATTGGTGATGAATCCCCTGATGTAGATAATACAATATTATTGAAAGATGCCTTTAATGCAATTCAAAAACTTATAGATAAAGACCTCATATTATCAGGACACGATAGAAGCGATGGCGGGCTAATCACAACATTACTGGAAATGGCATTCTCAGGGAATTGCGGAATAGAGATAGATTTAAGACAAAAGACAGAAAATGAAGTTATAGCACTGCTGTTCTCTGAAGAATTGGGAATGGTCATAGAATACATAGCTGATAAGGAAGATGCAATAGTCACAATACTTGAAAGTTACTCTATCCCTTACCAGATTATCGGCAGAACTTCAACAGAAAAAAGAATCAAAATAAATCTCATGACTCATGACTCCAGAGTCTTGACTGTCTTAGATGAAGATATGTGTAAACTAAGGTCAATCTGGGAGGAAACCAGCCATCGATTAGATATGCTTCAGGCAAATCCTGAATGTGTCCTTGAAGAAAAAGATGTCATTTATGACAGGACAGGACCTTCATACAAGGTGTCATTCACACCTGTAGAGACGCCTAAAATAATCTTAAAGAAAAATAAAAAACCAATCGTAGCAATAATTCGTGAAGAAGGAAGTAACGGAGACAGGGAAATGACCTCAGCCTTTTATATGGCAGGATTTGAACCATGGGATGTAACAATGACAGACATGCTGAATGAAAGGATAAATCTCTCCAAATTCAAGGGCATAGCCTTTGTAGGCGGCTTCAGCTATGCAGATGTTATGGACTCTGCAAAGGGCTGGGCAGGAACAATAAGATTTAACAAAAGACTCTATGAACAGTTCTATAATTTTTACAACAGACCTGACACATTCAGTCTCGGCGTATGCAATGGATGTCAGTTAATGGCACTGTTAGGCTGGGTGCCATGGCAAGGCATTGATGACAGGATACAACCAAGATTTATACATAACAAATCAGGAAGATTCGAGTCCAGATTTCTAACAGTAAAGATTATTGATAGTCCATCGATAATGTTAAAAGATATGGAAGATTCTGTATTAGGAGTCTGGATAGCACATGGTGAGGGGCTTGCACACTTCCCTGATAAGAACATACTGAATGAAGTAATAGATAAAAAACTCGCTCCTATCAGGTATGTAGATGACAATGGAGAATTCACAGAAAAGTATCCATTTAATCCAAATGATTCACCACTTGGGATTGCTGCATTGTGTACACCTGACGGCAGACATCTTGCTATGATGCCTCATCCTGAGCGAGCATTCCTAAAGTGGCAGTGGGCATGGATGCCAGAAGATATGAAGAAAAACATTAAAGCATCACCATGGCTTAAGATGTTCCAGAATGCATATAATTGGTGCATAGAAAAATATGAAATGGAGGTATAA
- the rlmB gene encoding 23S rRNA (guanosine(2251)-2'-O)-methyltransferase RlmB: MKAEWLYGFNPVLEAIRSGRKIKTIYISKQRHEHIEKIIEIAKVEGICVEFAEKDFFDVRFHKGHQGIAATVEKKRLLSIEEILSIPEEKGEAPFFLVLDLIEDPRNLGAILRIADAVGIHGVIFQSHRSAKITSTVCKASSGAIEYVNIAEVVNIKHAIDKMKKLDITIIGAEAGSGLTYWDIDLKTSLALVIGSEGHGLRKTVRDACDFVVSLPMRGKVNSLNVSVATGIFAYEVIRQRSLKE, encoded by the coding sequence GTGAAAGCAGAGTGGCTTTATGGCTTTAATCCTGTTCTGGAAGCCATCAGATCGGGCAGAAAGATAAAAACCATCTATATTTCTAAACAAAGACATGAGCATATAGAGAAAATTATTGAAATAGCAAAGGTAGAGGGCATTTGTGTAGAATTTGCTGAAAAAGACTTCTTTGATGTTAGATTTCATAAGGGGCATCAGGGTATTGCTGCAACTGTTGAGAAAAAGAGACTCTTAAGCATAGAGGAGATTTTATCTATCCCAGAGGAAAAAGGCGAAGCGCCATTTTTCCTTGTTTTAGACCTTATTGAAGACCCAAGAAATCTTGGAGCAATCTTAAGGATAGCAGATGCTGTGGGCATACATGGTGTAATATTTCAGTCACACAGGTCAGCAAAAATCACATCCACTGTTTGTAAGGCATCATCGGGTGCGATTGAATATGTTAACATTGCCGAGGTCGTCAACATAAAACATGCAATAGATAAAATGAAGAAATTGGATATTACAATAATAGGTGCAGAGGCTGGCTCAGGATTAACATATTGGGATATTGATCTAAAGACATCTTTAGCCCTTGTTATAGGTTCAGAGGGTCACGGATTGAGGAAAACTGTCAGGGATGCGTGTGACTTTGTAGTGAGTCTGCCGATGAGGGGAAAGGTGAATTCCCTTAATGTATCTGTTGCAACTGGCATATTTGCATACGAAGTTATAAGGCAAAGATCTTTAAAGGAATGA
- a CDS encoding DUF2283 domain-containing protein, with translation MTIHYSHEADALYIRLKETDIANTDEITEDIILDYDKDGNVVGIEILSASEKADTKQLIIQAFDKVMVEQPVTA, from the coding sequence ATGACAATACATTACTCTCATGAAGCAGATGCCCTATATATCAGGTTAAAGGAAACCGATATAGCCAACACCGATGAAATTACCGAAGACATTATCTTGGACTATGACAAAGACGGCAATGTGGTGGGCATTGAGATTCTTTCAGCCTCTGAGAAGGCTGACACCAAGCAGCTTATCATTCAGGCATTTGATAAGGTAATGGTAGAGCAGCCTGTAACTGCTTAA
- a CDS encoding ASKHA domain-containing protein: protein MELRLTSDEVITLKEKEVIYSALKRSGIYLTASCGGKGTCGKCKVKIIKGSCNVISYGKLTQKERESNIVLACQAIPEGDILIEIPKESRLAIGDKIAIARTKDLVHYLKSYGVDINPAVKRLYLELPPPTIDDNISDLERLKRSLNEKGLKDMRFSYGFVSTMADTLRIANWNVELTYIRGDDTRYEAIFLSPIDTCNRRFGLAVDIGTTTVVVYLANLLTGEIIDIGSTYNSQMRYGDDVITRIVHATESNGLDELRDAVVSDINTIVDSLMARHSIQSCEIDAATISGNTTMSHIFWGLNPGSIREEPYIPTLNRFPEWRGGTARLSINPQSPVYTVPCVASYVGGDIVAGVLASKMHRNSEIALFMDIGTNGEIAIGNNEWLMTAACSMGPCFEGSGIRCGMRATSGAIESVKIDPHTYEPSISVISGGHPMGICGSGMIDAISEMFLTGLIDQKGKLVKAKTERIREGEDGLEFVLYSDLTHHKDIVLTEVDIENIIRAKAALYAGIKTLLTEVGLTTDAIEKVYIAGGFGNYINIKKAIILGMLLDMPEERFVFMGNTSITGAYLCLMSEELRREAEDIASKMTYIELSVYRSFMDEYMSALFLPHTDMSQFPTVTGMLK from the coding sequence ATGGAATTAAGGCTTACATCTGATGAAGTTATAACATTAAAGGAAAAAGAAGTTATCTATTCCGCATTGAAAAGATCAGGCATTTATCTTACAGCTTCATGCGGAGGTAAAGGCACATGCGGGAAATGCAAGGTAAAGATTATCAAAGGCAGTTGCAATGTAATTTCTTATGGAAAACTCACTCAAAAAGAGAGAGAATCAAATATAGTCCTCGCATGTCAGGCAATTCCAGAAGGAGATATTCTTATTGAAATACCCAAAGAGTCAAGGCTTGCAATAGGTGATAAAATTGCAATTGCAAGGACAAAAGACCTTGTTCATTACTTGAAATCCTATGGCGTTGATATAAACCCTGCAGTAAAAAGGCTTTATCTTGAACTCCCACCACCAACGATAGATGATAATATCAGCGACCTGGAAAGACTGAAGAGGTCATTGAATGAAAAAGGATTAAAAGATATGAGATTTTCTTACGGCTTTGTATCCACAATGGCAGATACCTTGAGGATTGCAAACTGGAATGTCGAGCTTACATATATCAGAGGAGATGACACCCGGTATGAGGCTATATTCCTGAGTCCGATAGATACATGTAACAGACGCTTTGGGCTTGCAGTGGATATTGGCACAACCACAGTAGTTGTATATCTTGCAAATCTTCTGACAGGAGAGATCATAGATATAGGCTCTACATATAACTCACAGATGAGATATGGTGATGATGTCATAACAAGGATAGTGCATGCAACAGAGAGTAATGGTCTTGATGAATTAAGGGATGCAGTTGTCTCTGATATAAATACAATTGTGGATTCTTTGATGGCAAGGCACAGCATACAATCATGCGAAATAGATGCTGCAACTATTTCGGGCAATACAACCATGTCTCATATATTCTGGGGACTCAATCCCGGCTCTATAAGAGAAGAGCCTTATATTCCAACGCTTAATCGATTTCCTGAATGGAGAGGTGGTACAGCAAGACTTTCTATAAATCCGCAGTCGCCTGTCTATACAGTCCCTTGTGTTGCGAGCTATGTGGGTGGAGATATTGTTGCTGGTGTGCTTGCATCAAAGATGCACAGAAATTCAGAGATAGCACTTTTTATGGACATAGGCACAAATGGAGAAATAGCCATAGGCAATAATGAATGGCTAATGACAGCAGCATGTTCTATGGGTCCATGTTTTGAAGGAAGTGGCATCAGGTGCGGAATGAGGGCAACATCAGGAGCAATAGAGTCAGTAAAGATAGACCCTCATACATATGAACCAAGTATAAGTGTGATTAGCGGAGGGCATCCTATGGGCATTTGTGGTTCAGGCATGATTGATGCTATATCAGAGATGTTTCTGACGGGATTGATAGACCAGAAAGGCAAGCTTGTGAAGGCAAAGACAGAAAGGATAAGAGAAGGAGAGGATGGATTAGAGTTTGTGTTATATTCAGACCTCACACACCATAAAGATATAGTGCTGACAGAGGTTGATATAGAAAACATAATCAGGGCAAAGGCTGCCCTTTATGCTGGCATAAAAACCCTTCTTACTGAAGTTGGACTTACTACAGATGCAATAGAAAAGGTTTACATAGCTGGAGGCTTTGGGAATTACATAAATATCAAAAAGGCAATAATACTTGGAATGCTTTTAGACATGCCAGAAGAGAGATTTGTATTTATGGGGAATACATCGATTACCGGTGCATATCTATGTCTGATGTCAGAGGAATTGAGAAGAGAGGCAGAAGACATAGCATCAAAGATGACTTATATAGAGTTGTCTGTTTATAGAAGTTTTATGGACGAATACATGTCAGCACTCTTTTTGCCTCACACTGATATGAGCCAATTTCCAACGGTAACGGGTATGTTAAAATAA